The Anoplolepis gracilipes chromosome 7, ASM4749672v1, whole genome shotgun sequence genome segment GAAGACCTAAGTTCGCTATTGGGATAGAACTCCACTTGATTATTGGTCTTCTGCTGTTCAGATTGACAACTGCACTTGTCTGAGCCTTGCTGATATTGATGCGATACTCCTGATGAATCCTGTGCGGTGATAAAACATgtattgaaatgaaaaataggGTGATCTATTGATATTTTACGTGAGATAGTAATTAGAAAAAGTTTATAGATCTAAACAAGACTACAAGAGTTTTTGAGAAAGCGAATCCAAAAATGTAACAATTCGTTaactctaatatataatataatatagtgatGGCTGGTACCTCATCATTATTGTTATACCCTCTATGGTAAATATATTCCACGGGAGTATTGAGTGTGAATAACACCTCGGATGTGTAAGAAGGACGTACAACTGGAATAAGAGTTTTTTCTAGGCGCGTAATCGCCGGCCACTAAATCGCGaagagtttttattaatatacaatatttcaagcggactttaattaaatgatataataactaatttaattcaattagagaaataattattaatagttgGGAGGatgataagttttaatttaaatattttaaactaacTTTTTCGAAGTTTTTagttatctaaaattaaatttttaaacattgataattttcaaaaaaactcAAATTTGTATCATGTgctaacttttaatttttgtaatataatattctgtattttgtatatatttatatctaaactTATACGTTTCTTACCTGTTCTGACTTTGGTTTTTGTGGTTTTGGTCTTGGTCTTGGTCTTGGGTATGAGTTAGGGAATGTTGGCCATGGCCGTGGTAGTGGTCGCCACAGtggattatttaattgttttggTGCCGGTTTAAGTGGTTGTGGTGCCAGTTGGAGTGGAACACTCGGTTTTTCGCCGGGTGCGAAGAGAGGAGCCGGTATGACGTTAATGATTGGTGTTGGAGCAAAAGATGGTACTACGGGCTGTGATTGAACTTGAGAAATTGACGCTGAATGTACAACGGAAGATTGTGGCGGTTGAGTTTGAACCGGAACTTGTACGAAGTTTGGTTGAACAAATACATTAGAAGGCTGTTGGACCGTGTTTGGTGAAAATTGCGGCGGTTGAAGCACGACATTCGAAACTGATGGATATTGTACTATTGATATAGGATCAGATCCGGGTTGCACGTTGTTGTTGGCCGATGGTTTCTGATTAGGATTCTTGACATTTACATTCGGTAACTTGTTTATCTCCTGCGGGCTACAGGGAACCAATTCTTCTCTTCCTGAGCGGACCTTTACGCAGAAGGTTGTCGATTTTTTTGCTCTATCCTTGTTCGCGCCAGTTTCTTCTGGCGTAAGATCTTTGGTGAACTTGGTCTCCGTCTCGCTGATTGACTTCTCCTCGAGTATCTTAGACGAGGGTGCGGCTTGGCAGGCGATTAGCGCCAACAGGAACAACGCGCAGCAACTTTTCGAATGCATCGTTGACAAATTGAAATCGAACTGATACTTTACGACGAGCGAGTCGGTTTTTAAAGGAATTTGCTACCAGCTGTGAAATCAAAATTGCAATGAAATTATCTACGTTGCTTACGAAATTATGCCAGCGATTCAATGCATGATTCATCAATATATACGTCTCTTCGTGATTGCGTGATCGCGAAATCGCGCATGACAATCAAGTTATATagacaaaattaatgaaaaattatttttcaaaattttaatatattttgtgcaGAATTATAAGAATTCTCGTATCTTATGTTATTACGTAAGCAATAgtcgaataaaataacaacaaataagaatattttttaacactaGGAGTACCGAGTGGTTTTTCTTCTGactgtttctattttttagataaacaaTCTATTTCTTGAGTAAAAGATAGgattctgaaattttataattttttatcaattattttcttgtgataaaaagttataaaatatcagaattttatcttttacacaagaaataaagtattagtttaaaaaataagctgTCAGAAACGACCGTTTGCTATTTCTAGTAttaacagatttttaaaataaaaaaaggatatatcatttcttctttattatatatttaattttatattttcaaataattagaaataatctcacggaatcaaataatattttatattgttttttgataaaaatgttttgtttttatttgattagtTAATCTTAtccaattcttttattatacaaggttttgtttatttatttaattattttattatctatttatttattatttatgtatctatttgtttaaatttaattataggtATCTagataatcataaatttgaaaaaatatttatttaaaaattatttgagttatttcttttctaaatattaataatcatatctAACtgagttaaattaattataatgctaTTTGATTAAAGCctgtttgaaattaaaaagtatttaaatattgatatattaataaacattcttCACGAATGAGTGGGCAATGTGCAATGAGTACAAGGAGGACAACATAAATAGAGAAACATGAATAGAGAAATCAGTTATTAAGAAATCAGATATTaagaattaagaattttatttctttattttattggtatttcatttcattttattttagtaaagaATTGTATTGATTTATTTGAGTTATTTTTTCGGTTATTGCTTTTTTGTATGTTAGAGTCGAATTCTAATATAAGTTTTCAAGAGATTTTACTGTGATGAGATGTTAGCTTGTTGTGTTTTCTTATTCTCCGCTTTCTTTATAATTCTAACgacgttttaataattttaaggtatttaagatatttaaagtgTTCTAGTGTTTTAAGAATTTAGGAGATATAGGTCAATTATATTGTAGAATCAAAGTTATGTAAACGTTGTATCTTATGTTTGTATGTTTTGGAACTACTATGACTCACAGAAGAAGGAACATGTAAACGGAAGTTCTTGTAACCCTTTCGGGTAACCAATAAATACTACTACTACTAATAAACATTCttcatgattttaataattaaggaagaatttatgaaatagtataaaatgtaaaaatatattaaagagagaGTAATAGAGAAATcttgtgtttttaatttagatgtttaataacattttttataaatgtattaattgcatataataCGTGCATCTTCTGACTTTTTTTTGCAAAGCAGATTGTTCATAaccaaatattatacatattacaatagCTTGAGAATTTGCTGcgtattattaaacatttgcaAAATTGCATATGTCTTAAATTTGTGTATTTGCACAATAATTTAGAAGAACTAAATtcttttgcatttataaaagaatgaaaaatgttcaaaattatttcaataaatacatTGTGCATACGTAAAAACAAATGCAATCAAATTGATTAGATTATCATATCATTATAGTGCGATCGACTGAAATTGCAGTTAGTcggttacaaaaaattttatttctattaaagtcAAATTGCAAACACagacttctctctctttctctctctctctctctctctttctatatatatatatatatatatatatatatatatatatataataattcatagaaaatatagaagtatagaaaataaagaagtCTGTGATTgcaaatcatatattaagagaattatttttttatgtcaagaTGTAGTACCTTATATGTTACATCAtagttgttttttttattaagttgaCAAAATTGTTTCTCTTTCATAAATTGAAGAAGAATTGGATGTAAGTCAATTTTtagttgaatttattataataatcgagctttattataaatatttttaataatgcagCTGGAAAAACTGTGTGATTTGAGCgcatcatattttaaaatatgtttgcgACGTATCCTTTGCCcggaatacattttgtatttaatcaCAATTGCGATAATGTTGATAAGATGGCTGCTTGTATCTTGGATATTGTTCGTCCCTTTAACAATAAGCGTCATTGCTATGGCATTGATATGCCCAGTGATAAGTAAGTGGTGTTTCCAACAACAGAGAGTAAatttagaagaaataataaatagttttgtCTATAGATTTCAGACACCTCAATAATGAcatcaatatatgtaaaaagacttaaatatgtaaaaaacttaattttttaactgtaagaatattatgtaacatatatattatggattgtgtaatttatattatagattgtgTAATTTGTGTAAGTTTATAATGCAAATCTCTCaataaatgaaacaaatacattttttacatatttaaggtacaaatatgtaagttgagatatatatatatatatatatatatatatatatatatatatatgtatatatatttgtgtaatttgTTTAGCTTATAGTACAAACTGACAATTCTAACAAATCACGTGTGTAAATATGTCTCATGTTGAAAGAGAATTATatcgaatgaaaaatatataatagaggaAAATCACAGAAATAGGAGTGCAGAACTCGAAACGGtgagtatttaaatttttaaattgcaactgaaaaaaaatattttatgatatatatatgctaaattttttgttgtcacatataatattttgtaggaTAGATTTTCTTATTCAATTAGCAACATGAACTTGTTCGTGAAATCTAATTGAAACGTTTCGAAAAATTTCAACCTCGAATCTGACaactctaaaatttttaaatatacgatCAGAAAACAAATCACATGTGTAAATATGTCTCATGTTGAAAGAGAATTATACCAAacgaaagatatataatagaggAAAATCACAGAAATGGGAGTACAGAGCTCGAAACGGTGagtgtttaaatttataaattgcaattggaaaaaaaaatattttatcatatttattaaaagagaaaatttccaCTTTTTaacaacatttataatatgtatataaaaaagtaaaagattatacaaaaacaatataataatgttatctaTAAATAACAAGATATCTAGTTGTACAATACATGTTCACGTTAAGTCAATTGACAAATTTCTTGTCATATCTATAACTTTAAAGATTTGAAAGTTCGTTctactcttcttttttcaaaattttatctcttttgatTTTTGGTATCACTtacttgttttctttttccactGGCAGTGCTGCTACGTTTTCTTCCTGCTCGTTATTAGACGTAGCCTTTTGTGTTTGATCTTTTGAATTCCTATAAAATGTTCCTCCTGCTTTTACGTCGATCAACGGTACGTTACTATAGGGAGAAGACATTTCCTTGGAATAAGAGTCGTAGGTTTCATAGGGACGTGAAAAAGTGTAAGGGCCAATATTATATGTCGTGAGATACGAAGTAGATTCATATTTAGGAGGATTGTTGGAACAACTATATATGTCTGAATTTTGCACTGAAGGATGCAAACGGagcttttttttatgatgCCTTCCTtcctgcaaaaaataatttgatatttatattatttatgtgtaaaaaattatattttataatatatttagtatatttaattattttttctttttgaaatttttttcaagatcaGGACCCCctcgcatttttttataatttgaacgTATTTAGaaccaatttttatttttcagaatttaatttctagcCTCAGTTGGAAATCCTCAGTTAAGCGCTTGACTGATGTTTCGCTTATAAGTACGTATCAAAAGATTTCAAACACaacgtgatataatttaaatattacactaGAGTATATAGAATGATGAAAGTAGAAAAATGGATGTATAAATCGAGGGTCGGAAGAAGAACAATCGAGAAGgtcatatataagaataattctttttatttttaaacaaacaatACATAAGAACATTAAAGATACACGTTTGACATAACGTCAAAgacgttaaataaaaaattgcagttGAGTCATTAAATCTCTTGGTCCAATTTCCGTAATGAAGCCATCGAGGATGTAAAGAGTTAAACCTGTGTTTGAAACCAAACATTATGTACTCAATCGATCTGTCAgatcttttttaaagaagagagaaaatatcactttattataaaaattctcctctttattataaaaatggaaGAAATAGAATTACGTAGATAGGAATCTTTTGATGTCGTTTCAAATTTTCGGTGCTGTTTAAGAATTGTACAGTCGAAACCGCACGATATTGCTCGTTTATTATCACAACATCAATATTGATTATTCTGTGTTGAGTcactgtttaattttaattcggtACTCACCATTTCGCTGGCGACAAAGATGTCTTCACTTCCTATCGTGTTGGGATTGTATTGTTCGGCTATCATCGAGGATCTAGGTGCGGTATAGAACAGTAATTGATTGGAGGGATTCTGCTTTTCGGATCGACAACTGCACTCAACTTCTGGTACATACTATGCAATAATGAAACATGTATTAGAacgaaataacattttatatgatattgatattttacgtGAGATACATATAACAGTCATTAGAAAAAGTTTGTAGATTTAGACAAGACTACAAGAGTTTTTAGGAGTTGCGAAtccaaaaatttaacaattcatcaactctaatatataatataatatagtgatGTCTGGTACctcataattattgttatgcCCTCTATGGTAAACATATTCCACGGGAGTATTAATCGGTGTGAGTAATACCTCAGATTTGCAGGAAGGACGTCCAATtggaagaaaatttatttccggGCGCGTAATCGCCGACCACTAAATCgcgaagaatttttattaatatacaatatttcaagcggactttaattaaatgatataataactaatttaattcaattagagaaataattgataatagttGGGAagataataagttttaatttaaatattttaaactaattttttcaaagtttttagttatctaaaattaaatttttaaatattgataattttcaaaaaaaactcaaatttGTATCATGTgctaacttttaatttttgtaatataatattctgtattttgtatatatttatatctaaacttatttatttcttacctGTTCTGGCCTTATCTGCAGTTTTGGTGGTGCCGGTTTAAAGGGCAGTGGCGCCGGTTTGGTGGGCTGTGGCGCCGGTTTGGTGGGATGTGGCGCCGGTTTGGGTGGTTGTAGCGTCGGTTGGGGTGGTTGTGGCGTCGGTTGGAGTGGCTGTGGTGTCAATTGGGGTGGTTGTGGCGCCGGTTGGAATGAAACATTCGGTTTTTCGCAGGGTGCAGAAGGGGGAGCCGGTATTATGTTAATGATTGGCGTTGGAGGAAGAGATGGTACTAAGGACTGTGATTGAACTTGAGAAATTGACGCTGAATGTACAACGGAAGATTGTGGCGGTTGAGTTTGAACCGGAACTTGTACGAAGTTTGGTTGAACAAATACATTAGAAGGCTGCTGGACCGTGTTTGGTAAAAGTTGCGGCGGTGGGAACACGACATTCGAAACTGATGGATATTGTACTACTGATGTGGGATCAGATCCGAGTTGCACGTTGTTGTTGGCCGATAGTTTCTCATTAAGATTCTTGAGATTTACATTAGGTAATTTGTTTATCTTCTGCGGGCTACAGGGAACCAATTCTTCCTTTCCTGAGTGGACCTCTATGCAGAAGGTTGTCGATTTCTTTGCTCTATCCTTGTCCGTGCCAGTTTCTTCTGGCGCAAGATCTTTGGTAAGCTTGGTCTCCGTCTCGCTGATTGACTTCTCCTCGAGTATCTTAGACGAGGGTGCGGCTTGGCAGGCGACTAGCGCCAACAGGAACAACGCGCAGCAACTCTTCGAATGCATCGTTGACAGGTCGAAATCGCAGTTGAAACCGAACTGATGATTTACGACGAGCGCGTCGGTTTTTTAAAGGAATCCGCGACTAACTGCGAAATCGGAGTTGCGACGAAATTATCCACGTTGTTTACGAAATTATGCGAGCGATTCGATGTGTCGGCGAATTTTAATGCACGATTAATCAACATACATTTCCTCGTGACTGCCTGATCGCGAAATCGCGCGTGACGATCAAGTTATGTAGATAATTATGtagaaattaatagaaaattaaatctctgaaattttaatatattttgtgtagaattatatgaattcttgtatgttattatataaccAATAGTCGATAGAATAACaacaaatatgaatattatttaatactttgtGTACCgagataaaaagttataaaatatcagaattttatcttttacacaaaTAAGGTGttactctaaaaaaaataaaagcaatcaGAAAAAaccatttgatatttaaagatttttaaaatgaaaattggcTGTAATTGGTttcttattgtaaatttaaaactttatatttttaaataattaaaaatatccttGCAgaatcaaacaatattttatgttgttCTTTGATAAAAacgttttgtttttattttattattcaattcttttatacatggtttctgtttatttatttacttattttattgtctctatcaatttatttattatttatttatttatttagcttttaaattgaattgtaGATATCTGGATAATTATAAActtggaaaaatattgtttaaaaattatttaaattatttacattaagactatttattatctttctaacttaatattagtaattatcTCTAACTGaattaaattagttattatGCTATTCAATTAAAGtctatttgaaattaacaaaaaagaaattaattattgatgtattaataaaacattcttcacgatttttatcatttatagaTGAATATTTAAGGcagaatttatgaaataataatgtaaatatatatatatatatatatatatatatatatatatatatatatatattgaagaaaGAATAGTATCAAGTAAAGCTTGTgtacttaatttaaatgtttaatatcatttttcatacatttattaattgcatatacatacatgttctgaatttttctttgcaaaGCAAATCgtttatgacaaaatatacatattacaacaGCTTGACAATTTGTTGCGTGTTATTAAACACTTGCAAAATTGCATTCACTTAATTGCGTTTTCATTCATGTTGCAATGGAATTACACATCGccattctcatttttttttttttgcttatatgTCAAATTCCGTTGAGTTGACGAATTCGATGAGAAACGCATTCTGCatactgaaaaatttatataggtCAGcatataactaattaattcTTACAAATGTTCgaaaacatttctttaaaaatatctgctttttattatatatttattaacaataagagcacaaaattcaaataaaaaaaataaatattatataagatacaaattgtaatatttgtttaaagttATAgctttaaacaaaatttatttttttttaaataacaataaaatatttaatgtaattgcttaagaaagaaattgcaaatatttttaatattaatttttatatttatttatattaatttttacatacattttttacaacttGTGTATTTGTGAAGGAATGATAATTTACAgatgaaataatgtaataagacaaaataaaactgCACAAAATAATGCTCTAatgtctctttttatttattttttaattataaaaaaaagttagaaGCAATCTGTTTCattatagaaaatacatatatgtacaatttctTTTCCAACAGAACAAATACAACAATCCTCGGTTAATTACCAAttaatgacaatttttatattgtatattttatttatcacatcaaacatatatatatatatacattggtataaataattaaacattaattaatattaaaatatatttatatttataaagaaaaagttttaattttatcttaaattaaaaaaatgtttttaactaaaaaaaggattttttataaagatttactttattataatattataaaattttgttcatctttatacacttttaagacagttattttaaatcatttggGACTTTAAAACTATTGATCTCTTGAAtgcgtttttatttaaaaaattgactaaAAAGATTTCAGATAAAAGGTGACtaaatgtaacatattatgtataacgCTAACAACTTTCTACTATTATTGCTTAGGTGTGGAATATTCGTCAAAGAATTCTATTGACGTCGATTCGGTAGGTTCTAGTGGGAGATCTTCAATGTCATCAAATAGATCAGAATCAAGTCTTGTCAAAATCTGAGTTTTATcccttatattattttcatccatATAAAAACTATCCTTAGGTAGACTCAAATCTTGGATAGGTGCATTATTCTGAATAATACCTTCGTTCATAAAAAATCTCTCATTCCTTTCTTTCATAGGATTTGCAAGTAATATATCAGCTTTAACTTCTGGTATTTTTTGTATCTCCGAGGAATCGGCAGGATATTtcgcattatttaaaatatttaagtatcgAGGAAGGATGTAAGAATTATTATCGGATGCACGATTAATTCGATCATCACTAGCTTGTGTTTTACTttcaagaattatattttcgtttcctttattttgaaagaaCTTATCCTTATTTTCTTCAGAATACATTTCCAATTGATCCGTCTTCGATGAGTATTTGCGTGTAAAATCCAAGTTATCGAAAAGTTCCTTATTCTGTATTGTTTCCCAATTATTCATATTCTGGGAAAAAGCATAaggattaaatttactttgttCAGTCTTTTCAGCATCTTGTACAATCTCGTCTTCAAAATATTCCTGATTCATATTTTCCTGCTCCGTGATTTCCTTATCCATGCCTTTCTTATTTTCAAggtatttgatattttttttcatcgtgGGAAATACTTCCAGCCAATTATTTCGAGCTTCTTGcaatcgattaatttttgcgGATTTCTGCGAGTTCTTGTATGCGGCGAAATCCCGATCATCAAAGGCTTCTTCATTATCTGTCAGTTCCCAGGTATCTAAATTCTGAGGGAGACTATAAGACTTATTGATTTGCTTATTATTATCCTTGAcaatttcttgttttttcgCAGGatacatttctaaaaaattattttcagctTGCTTTAACTGTTCCAGATTTAAAGACTGTGATGAATCTTTTATGTCGTCCCAATTATCATAGAAATCATCATTTTTCGTCGGTtgccaaatatttatatctccaAGGGGATGAACGTAAGGATCACGTTTAATTTCTGGCAAAACGAAATCTGCGGAATTATATCCTCTTCCAGGATACGTTAGATTGTATTgctgattaataaaattcggAGATTTCCTGattgcatttcttttttcatcaaaGATACGGGGAATCGGATTTCGCAGCAATCGGAAAGTATTTTCGATCTTCGGGATGAGTCTCTGTGGCAAGATGACATTTGAAGAAGTAGTATCTCTTGAATCCAAAGGCTTTGTGTCTCTATCGGCACGATAAACTACGGAGATTTTATCTGTAGACtcccttttatcttttatattattctcgaAGTTTCTATCTTCTAACAAGGAGCTGGAATATTTAGTGCCAGGATTTCTGAAGACATTTTCCGATCtgaaaatttgttttgatGGAAGAACGCGAGCAAGAGGATATGTACTCGCAgatttattttgagaaaagaTTTCTCTATCTAAAAATTTCGGAAACTTATTGACAAggtttttgaagaaatttccACTTGCGGGTTCTTCTAAGGACGAACTTTTGTAGTTTCCGAGGGACGCTGAATTTTCACtcggtaaaatattattattatcgtatatTATATCTTGGGAGATTTTTCCTTGTATCAAATTGGAGTGAAGAGAATTTCGAGGCGAATTGACGGGAAAATCTCGTAAAACTCTTGGCTGCGGATTTGATTCTTTATCTGGATACCTGGAatacatttttgcaaattttttaaattctcctGAAATTCAATAGAATACAGAAAATAGgctattagaatttttaaaaattttgattcttGATCTTTTAGATTCTGGTGTTATATGTTGGAATTTTAGGATTTTGTGCTTTTATAAGTCTTTCCATTCtgatatatttagattttaggACTCTAatacatattgaaaatttatgtcctgaaattctttaaaaagatgccgctatgtatatatgactcttatatttaaattatcctTACCATGGTAGCTGAACAGTCAAGGCTTCTGGACAATCTTGACTGCACGAAGGACAAGATGCACTTCTAGGAATTCTGCGCGACGATCCGCAAACTAGGATCGCGCTCACGGAATAAAGTAACAAATAGCAATGAAAAATTCGTCTTGACATGTTTAAAAGATTCGAGCAAAGAAATTATTGCTGCTCTTTATAAACTCGTATATGAAGGAAATAATAAGGACACATGGCGATGAGAACAAAAATGTTTCCTACATTGCatcaaatcatttatatatacatccgCTTTTAACATccgttaatttaaaaaaaaaacgcttatttgtttaatgtttCTCTCATTATTCACTtccgtatttttaaaatttttttcaggcAAAATGCAGGTGACGACATAATATCGCAAAAGTCTTTGGATGCAGTTAAGGaacttatacattttttgaaagaacgtaaaagtttattttatgtgttacacaagatatttatattatacataaattataaatttaaaattttttaaattcaattcttGATTAAAGATGCTACAGTAGAAGGATTATTTCGTCGAGCAGGACGTCGTGAGCTTCGACGACATATCCTTAATTCCCTAAAGAAAGGCCATAAGCCGCACTTTGAACATTCAAACAATGCAGCTCTGGAATGCGCGGCGGCTTTACAGATTTTTCTCAGCCATCTAAAAAAGCCGATTATGCCGCAGCATGTGCAAGAATTGATTCTCGgtaaataatgacaaataaaaaattaaaattaaaactacatttaaattaaataagaaaatgggaaaaatatatttcttacaattgcaacttatttatcgtttaaaaaattgcaatgcaAAAATGCAATTCTTTccacatttataaattcatcGTCAGCTAAATTTCAATTCTGGCGAATtacaatatcaaatttaagatatcataattaaaattttgatgtcaGAAACAAGAATTTATAGCTAATCCTTTGTtccatctatttttttatagatttttaacaattttttaactttcaatattaaatattttaatgtcttttttggtatattctgtataaatatgatacacaattaaataaaaattttataattcatcaGCTGACAATCCAGGTGTGGAAGCACAAGTTATCGCGCAGGATGCTTTAGGACTTATTAGACAGGACGTCGGTGGCCGTCACGGCGAGCTTCTGATTAATGTCTTGGATCTTTTAAGACATTTGACTCTATCAGGGCCTCCGTCTGAATGTTCTGAATTGCGCGGATCTCCTTTGCCGATCGCCCTTTTACCAGTGTTTTTTAATCTAACggtgataatatatttatttgcccACCATCAAACAAAcgttatttcatattaaatttaattaagaattagggattaatataaatatatatatatatatattattcttttatatatttttatatattaatgtttgctctttttttatttcatatacagTAAAAGTTATGcgtttaaattataacttCGCAGAacatattcttaaatttttttggaaacatttttcttttctctttatttcatttcaaattcaattttattttgtagccCGGCGA includes the following:
- the LOC140667675 gene encoding LOW QUALITY PROTEIN: uncharacterized protein (The sequence of the model RefSeq protein was modified relative to this genomic sequence to represent the inferred CDS: substituted 1 base at 1 genomic stop codon); protein product: MHSKSCCALFLLALVACQAAPSSKILEEKSISETETKLTKDLAPEETGTDKDRAKKSTTFCIEVHSGKEELVPCSPQKINKLPNVNLKNLNEKLSANNNVQLGSDPTSVVQYPSVSNVVFPPPQLLPNTVQQPSNVFVQPNFVQVPVQTQPPQSSVVHSASISQVQSQSLVPSLPPTPIINIIPAPPSAPCEKPNVSFQPAPQPPQLTPQPLQPTPQPPQPTLQPPKPAPHPTKPAPQPTKPAPLPFKPAPPKLQIRPEQWSAITRPEINFLPIGRPSCKSEVLLTPINTPVEYVYHRGHNNNYEYVPEVECSCRSEKQNPSNQLLFYTAPRSSMIAEQYNPNTIGSEDIFVASEMEGRHHKKKLRLHPSVQNSDIYSCSNNPPKYESTSYLTTYNIGPYTFSRPYETYDSYSKEMSSPYSNVPLIDVKAGGTFYRNSKDQTQKATSNNEQEENVAALPVEKENKXVIPKIKRDKILKKEEVVRFEQIPLKTDSLVVKYQFDFNLSTMHSKSCCALFLLALIACQAAPSSKILEEKSISETETKFTKDLTPEETGANKDRAKKSTTFCVKVRSGREELVPCSPQEINKLPNVNVKNPNQKPSANNNVQPGSDPISIVQYPSVSNVVLQPPQFSPNTVQQPSNVFVQPNFVQVPVQTQPPQSSVVHSASISQVQSQPVVPSFAPTPIINVIPAPLFAPGEKPSVPLQLAPQPLKPAPKQLNNPLWRPLPRPWPTFPNSYPRPRPRPKPQKPKSEQWPAITRLEKTLIPVVRPSYTSEVLFTLNTPVEYIYHRGYNNNDEDSSGVSHQYQQGSDKCSCQSEQQKTNNQVEFYPNSELRSSMIAAQYDPNIVGSEDELSAFAAQAREAMSTELIKIKQ
- the LOC140667701 gene encoding uncharacterized protein, producing MSRRIFHCYLLLYSVSAILVCGSSRRIPRSASCPSCSQDCPEALTVQLPWYPDKESNPQPRVLRDFPVNSPRNSLHSNLIQGKISQDIIYDNNNILPSENSASLGNYKSSSLEEPASGNFFKNLVNKFPKFLDREIFSQNKSASTYPLARVLPSKQIFRSENVFRNPGTKYSSSLLEDRNFENNIKDKRESTDKISVVYRADRDTKPLDSRDTTSSNVILPQRLIPKIENTFRLLRNPIPRIFDEKRNAIRKSPNFINQQYNLTYPGRGYNSADFVLPEIKRDPYVHPLGDINIWQPTKNDDFYDNWDDIKDSSQSLNLEQLKQAENNFLEMYPAKKQEIVKDNNKQINKSYSLPQNLDTWELTDNEEAFDDRDFAAYKNSQKSAKINRLQEARNNWLEVFPTMKKNIKYLENKKGMDKEITEQENMNQEYFEDEIVQDAEKTEQSKFNPYAFSQNMNNWETIQNKELFDNLDFTRKYSSKTDQLEMYSEENKDKFFQNKGNENIILESKTQASDDRINRASDNNSYILPRYLNILNNAKYPADSSEIQKIPEVKADILLANPMKERNERFFMNEGIIQNNAPIQDLSLPKDSFYMDENNIRDKTQILTRLDSDLFDDIEDLPLEPTESTSIEFFDEYSTPKQ
- the LOC140667676 gene encoding uncharacterized protein — encoded protein: MAMRTKMQNAGDDIISQKSLDAVKELIHFLKEHATVEGLFRRAGRRELRRHILNSLKKGHKPHFEHSNNAALECAAALQIFLSHLKKPIMPQHVQELILADNPGVEAQVIAQDALGLIRQDVGGRHGELLINVLDLLRHLTLSGPPSECSELRGSPLPIALLPVFFNLTPGDLIRWKEVAARFNELITEAATQLRQNEQRGIHTETVLNSATSYANITLTSLEESEKLTGLQELSLLYPLVRLTDHCNTYHVGEMARVLITPLQHPVVSRLHSIIVNPN